GCGCAGCGCAACGCCACCGCGGCACAGCGTCGAGGCCGACGAGGGAAACGGATGGGGAGAAGAGCTGGGGCAGGGTGAGCGCACGCATGAGGAAAGCAGTGAGGCCGCGAGCTCACCACGGGATCACTGAGGTCAAGGAAGGGAAGGAGAAGGTGTAGCTGCAAGGAATATAGAAGAGACTTACCGGAGACGATGAATTGCGGCCACCGGAGGTGAGGTCGAAAGGGATGGCGGCGCACCAATGGAGAAGATAGGGAACATAGAGGGGATAGGATTTCGAGGAGGCCGAGAACAGGCTTAAAAAAGAGCGGAGCAAGGGTATGGGTGGGATTTCGCGTGCCTAGGGCTTCGCCGGCCGGTGAGGCACGGCAACATGGCAAGGAGCCTCTGCTCGCTCAACAGGAGCGGGAGAGAGAAGCAAGAGGAAGTTGAAgggctgacaggtgggtccagccgaggggaaaaaaaagaaaaaatggtTTGATTTTAAAATTTGAAAACAAGGTCTTCCAGAGCTCCAAAAATTCTCAAAATTTGACAGAAGTAAGTTAAAATCTCCAAGATTACACTGCAGCAGCAAGTACTCAAAAAGCTTTTCTAGACTGACTACAGTAAAAAGAACAAAATAGAAGTTTTTAAACTTTCCATGAATTTTATGCCTCGGGTTGGTTGTCACAAAATTGAAAAAGAAACATTGTAAATTCATCATTTTAGATCTAGTATTTAAATCAACTGTTTGTAGGTACAGTTGTATGGTGAAAATTAAACTTACTTCACAATCATGCATTCAATCAAGTCACAAAATTAACATAACTCAAGCCATTCACATGCACATGATGTTTCATTATGCTTTAATGATGCTCATAATGATGATGCTTAAATGTTAAGCACGTTTACCATATTTGGGTCGTGACAGCATGGGCTGTTGCCAGCCGGCGGCGCACGTGCGGTGTCTCCGGTTCTCCGGACACCGGCAAGCCGGCAAGGATCCGCGAGCGTTCGCATCGACGTGGATGCCTCAAATCGGCTGCAAAATATACTCCGTAAGACACAGCGCCCAGCCTGTCGGGCAGATGGCATTACCTGCCGTGTCCCAGAATTTCAAACGTAGAACTCGCAATGCCAATGGCACTACGGCAGGCAGTACAATTGGTAGTGCCGAGCACGTAGCCATGTACCACAAGGAGCCAACCCTACCCGCGCCCGTGGTTGACTTCGTGGCACGCGCCACAAAACCCGAGCCTCCGTCCCGTCCCAGCGCAGATTCACAGCGCAACGAACGATCCCGTTGCCAGGACTCCACAGCCTGCACTCCTCCTGCAGCGATCGATGGTACGTGCGTGccagcggtggcggcgcggcgcgcatCATCCTCACCCTTTTTCTCCACGTTTTCCTTTTCTGATGACGGGACGCGCTGCGCTGTGCAGGGGTCCGTGGTGCGGATGGGgccctgcggcggcggcggcgggggcgcccgGGACGTGGACACGCGCGGCGTCGACCGCGTCGCCAGGGTGGCCGTTCGCCACGGGGACGCCGTCCACGCCGTGTCCGTCCTGTACGAGCGCGGCGGGCGCCAGGAGTGGACCGACCTATGGGGCGGCCCCGGCGGGGAGCTCGCCGAGATCTGCCTGCGCCCGGGCGAGCACCTCACCAGCGTGGAAGGCCACTGCGGCGAGTTCGAGGGCAGCTTCGTGGTGCGCGCGCTCACGCTCATCAGCAACCGCCGCGCCTACGGGCCGTACGGCCGCCCCGGCCCGGACGGCGTCCCGTTCGCGCTCcccgcggccggcggcaggaTCCTCGGCTTCCACGCGcgctccggccgccacctcgacGCCATCGGCACCTACGTCAAGGTCGAACGACAAGAGAGAGAGCAGAGATGACCACGTTGACCCCGAGGGATCCAGCTAGGGCTCATGTAAGTCGCCGTCCCGTACGAGAACGCCTGCTCATGTAGTCATGTTCTTCGACTTGTACCCGTGCAGTAGTGAATGTGAATCACCATTGGTCTTTAACCACCCCAGTGATTCTGCAATCTCATCGCTCGGCTTGCACGCATGACTGCGCGACCACCAAGTAGCCCGAACAGGTGCTTGCTATCGGTCTCTGGCACCATCAATCGTGGCTCGCGCCTCGCGCACCGG
The Panicum hallii strain FIL2 chromosome 6, PHallii_v3.1, whole genome shotgun sequence genome window above contains:
- the LOC112896226 gene encoding jacalin-related lectin 3-like, whose protein sequence is MGSVVRMGPCGGGGGGARDVDTRGVDRVARVAVRHGDAVHAVSVLYERGGRQEWTDLWGGPGGELAEICLRPGEHLTSVEGHCGEFEGSFVVRALTLISNRRAYGPYGRPGPDGVPFALPAAGGRILGFHARSGRHLDAIGTYVKVERQEREQR